In Thermodesulfobacteriota bacterium, the DNA window GTAGGCGTCGACGGCAACCGGGTCGGAACCGGCGACGAGAAGGCCCGGATGGGGGTCGCACTCCGCACCTCCGAGGTGGTAGTCCCTCAGCCCCACCGTTGCGTCGATAATCGAGAAGTCGGGCAGGCAGTAACGGTTAAGGTCCAGCACCGACTCGTGCATCTGCGTGTGGAAGGCGGACTTCTTCCAGTGCCCGCCCTGCTGGTAGTGCGCGGGTGGGGCCGCGCCCATCATGTTCTTCATCGAAAGCGTAACCACCGAAAGGCTGTGGGCCTTGAGAACGGGGACGGATATGACAAAACTCTCCATCACTATCTTCGGCAGGTAGATAACGGGCCATCGCGTGAGCGCGGGGTTCGAGAGCTCGACCAGAGGCTCGACGTTCAGGTCGACGAGCCTGAGTCCCTTCTCGCGGGCCAGTGTCTCGTAGCCGAGTTCCCGGAAGGTGTGCGGCGTCTCGTAGTCTGCCGCGCCCGTGCCCTCGGCGACGACGGGTTCCACATGCGGGGCGGCGTCCTTAATGTAGTCCACTATCGCGGCCGTGAGCCCCACCGGGGTGGTAACCGGAGGCTTTATCGCCTCGACCAGGTTGGGTTTTATAATTACCCGCTCTAAGCCCTTAAGCGCATTGCCCAGCCCCGCACCCCCGAGCAGGACGTTCACACTCTCTTTCCAGTCTCCTTCAAAGCGGCTCACGTAGACTGTCCCTTTCCCCCCTTTTTTTCCTTTTTCCACTTTTCCCCCTGCCATAGCCCAATAATAGCCTGTGGATAAACTCTTGTCAACCGCCCTAAAATCAAGTAAAATAATCTTTTCCAATAAATTCGCGAGATTTTTCAATGTACAAGAATATCCTCATATGCCTCGACAATTCGGACCACG includes these proteins:
- a CDS encoding DUF362 domain-containing protein, producing the protein MEKGKKGGKGTVYVSRFEGDWKESVNVLLGGAGLGNALKGLERVIIKPNLVEAIKPPVTTPVGLTAAIVDYIKDAAPHVEPVVAEGTGAADYETPHTFRELGYETLAREKGLRLVDLNVEPLVELSNPALTRWPVIYLPKIVMESFVISVPVLKAHSLSVVTLSMKNMMGAAPPAHYQQGGHWKKSAFHTQMHESVLDLNRYCLPDFSIIDATVGLRDYHLGGAECDPHPGLLVAGSDPVAVDAYGAGLLKKDWREIGHIREAHNELGSAGPLKVVPC